The proteins below are encoded in one region of Pseudomonas helmanticensis:
- the pgi gene encoding glucose-6-phosphate isomerase has product MAYYRTPHDVTALPAWQALKDHRQAMQDFSMREAFNADPQRFNQFTLSSCGLFLDYSKNLINAETRNLLVGLANEVDLKGAIKALFDGEIVNSSEGRPALHTALRRPVGDKLSVNGVNVMPEVHKVLNQITDLVGRIHDGLWRGYTEKPITDVVNIGIGGSFLGPELVSEALLSYAQKGVRCHYLANIDGSEFHELTQKLRAETTLFIVSSKSFNTLETLKNAQAARAWYLAQGGSEAELYRHFIAVSSNNAAAVAFGIREENIFPMWDWVGGRYSLWSAIGLPIALAIGMSNFKELLSGAYTMDQHFQTAPFEQNMPVLLALLGVWYGNFWGAQSHAILPYDHYLRNITKHLQQLDMESNGKSVRQDGTAVSTDTGPVIWGGVGCNGQHAYHQLLHQGTQLIPADFIVPIVSFNPVSDHHQWLYANCLSQSQALMLGKTLPEAEQELRDKGMSEEQVHKLAPHKVIPGNRPSNTLVVERISPRRLGALVAMYEHKVFVQSVVWGINAFDQWGVELGKELGKGVYNRLVGSDESNADDPSTQGLINYFRGRHRG; this is encoded by the coding sequence CGTTACCGCTCTGCCCGCCTGGCAAGCGTTGAAAGATCACCGCCAAGCCATGCAGGATTTCAGCATGCGCGAAGCCTTCAACGCCGATCCGCAGCGCTTCAATCAGTTCACCCTCAGCAGTTGCGGACTGTTTCTCGATTATTCGAAGAATTTGATCAACGCCGAGACCCGCAATCTGCTGGTGGGTCTGGCCAATGAAGTCGATCTGAAGGGCGCAATCAAAGCGCTGTTCGACGGCGAAATCGTCAACTCGTCCGAAGGCCGCCCGGCGCTGCACACCGCCCTGCGCCGCCCGGTGGGCGACAAGCTGTCGGTCAACGGCGTCAACGTGATGCCGGAAGTCCACAAGGTGCTCAACCAGATCACCGATCTGGTCGGGCGCATTCATGACGGTCTGTGGCGTGGCTACACCGAGAAGCCGATCACCGACGTGGTCAATATCGGCATCGGTGGCTCGTTCCTCGGCCCTGAGCTGGTCTCCGAAGCGTTGTTGTCGTACGCGCAGAAAGGCGTGCGTTGCCACTATCTGGCGAACATCGACGGCAGCGAGTTCCACGAACTGACGCAAAAACTGCGTGCCGAAACTACGCTGTTCATCGTTTCGTCGAAGTCCTTCAACACCCTCGAAACCCTGAAAAACGCTCAGGCCGCACGTGCCTGGTACCTGGCGCAGGGCGGTTCGGAAGCCGAGCTGTATCGTCACTTCATCGCCGTTTCGAGCAACAACGCCGCTGCCGTGGCGTTCGGTATCCGCGAAGAAAACATCTTCCCGATGTGGGACTGGGTTGGCGGTCGTTATTCGCTGTGGTCGGCGATCGGTTTGCCAATTGCTCTGGCCATCGGCATGTCCAACTTCAAGGAACTGCTGTCCGGTGCCTACACCATGGACCAGCATTTCCAGACCGCGCCGTTCGAACAGAACATGCCGGTGCTGCTGGCGTTGCTCGGTGTCTGGTACGGCAACTTCTGGGGCGCGCAAAGCCACGCGATCCTGCCGTACGACCACTACCTGCGCAACATCACCAAGCACTTGCAACAGCTGGACATGGAATCCAACGGCAAGAGCGTGCGTCAGGACGGCACCGCCGTATCGACCGATACCGGTCCGGTGATCTGGGGCGGCGTCGGCTGCAACGGTCAGCACGCCTACCACCAGTTGCTGCATCAAGGTACCCAACTGATTCCGGCCGACTTCATCGTGCCGATCGTCAGCTTCAACCCGGTCTCCGACCACCACCAGTGGCTGTACGCCAACTGTCTGTCGCAGAGCCAGGCGCTGATGCTCGGCAAGACCTTGCCGGAAGCCGAGCAAGAGTTGCGCGACAAGGGCATGAGCGAAGAGCAGGTGCACAAACTCGCACCGCACAAGGTGATCCCGGGCAACCGTCCGAGCAACACCCTGGTGGTTGAACGCATCAGCCCGCGTCGTCTCGGCGCACTGGTGGCAATGTATGAGCACAAAGTGTTCGTGCAAAGCGTGGTCTGGGGCATCAACGCCTTCGACCAGTGGGGCGTGGAACTGGGCAAGGAACTGGGCAAAGGCGTCTACAACCGCCTGGTCGGCAGCGATGAAAGCAACGCTGACGATCCGTCCACTCAGGGCCTGATCAACTACTTCCGCGGTCGTCACCGCGGTTGA
- the acs gene encoding acetate--CoA ligase: MFDISTFPKADAVRRAAQLSQDDYQRLYRESIEHPSTFWAEQATRFLDWSTPWQTVQRYDLKTGEAAWFAGGKLNVSYNCIDRHLEQRGEQTALLWEGDDPAESAQITYKKLHHHVCRLANVLKSRGVKKGDRVCIYMPMIPEAAYAMLACSRIGAIHSVVFGGFSPDSLRDRILDADCRTVITADEGVRGGKFVPLKQNVDKALLSCPDVSTVVVVERSQGKVDWVEGRDLWYHQAVRDVSDDCPPEPMDAEDPLFILYTSGSTGKPKGVLHTTGGYLLQAAMTFKYVLDYRDGEVFWCTADVGWVTGHSYIVYGPLANGATTLMFEGVPSYPSSSRFWQVIDKHKVNIFYTAPTALRALMREGAEPLKETSRASLRLLGSVGEPINPEAWEWYFNVVGEQRCPIVDTWWQTETGGIMLSPLVSAQRIKPGCATQPMFGVQPVLLDEQGKEIKGAGSGVLAIKSSWPAQIRSVYGDPQRMVDTYFKPYPGYYFTGDGARRDEDGDYWITGRIDDVINVSGHRIGTAEVESALVLHDSIAEAAVVGYPHDVKGQGIYAFVTPMNGAEPNDDLKKELLAHVSKEIGSFAKPDLIQWAPALPKTRSGKIMRRILRKIACNELDSLGDTSTLADPSVVQGLIDKRLNQ, encoded by the coding sequence ATGTTCGATATCAGCACGTTCCCCAAAGCCGATGCCGTCCGCCGGGCTGCTCAGTTGAGTCAGGACGACTATCAGCGCCTGTACCGCGAATCCATTGAACACCCCAGCACCTTCTGGGCCGAACAGGCCACGCGCTTCCTCGACTGGAGCACGCCGTGGCAGACCGTTCAGCGCTACGACCTGAAAACCGGTGAAGCCGCCTGGTTTGCCGGGGGCAAACTGAACGTCAGCTACAATTGCATCGACCGCCACCTGGAACAACGCGGCGAGCAGACCGCCCTCCTTTGGGAAGGCGACGACCCTGCGGAATCAGCGCAAATCACTTACAAAAAACTCCACCACCATGTCTGCCGGCTGGCCAACGTGCTGAAAAGCCGTGGCGTGAAGAAAGGCGACCGGGTGTGCATCTACATGCCGATGATCCCCGAAGCCGCGTACGCCATGCTCGCCTGTTCGCGGATTGGCGCGATCCATTCAGTGGTGTTTGGCGGATTCTCCCCGGACTCCCTGCGTGACCGCATTCTCGATGCCGACTGCCGCACCGTGATCACCGCCGACGAAGGCGTGCGCGGCGGCAAGTTCGTGCCGTTGAAACAGAACGTCGACAAAGCCCTGCTAAGTTGCCCGGACGTCAGCACCGTGGTGGTGGTCGAACGCAGCCAAGGCAAGGTCGACTGGGTCGAGGGCCGCGACCTCTGGTATCACCAGGCCGTGCGCGATGTCAGCGACGATTGCCCGCCGGAGCCGATGGATGCCGAAGACCCGCTGTTCATCCTCTACACCTCCGGCAGCACCGGCAAACCCAAAGGCGTGCTGCACACCACCGGCGGCTATTTGCTGCAAGCCGCGATGACCTTCAAGTACGTGCTCGATTACCGCGACGGCGAAGTGTTCTGGTGCACCGCCGACGTCGGTTGGGTTACCGGCCACAGCTACATCGTCTACGGCCCGCTGGCAAACGGCGCGACCACGTTGATGTTCGAAGGCGTGCCGAGCTACCCGAGCAGCTCACGATTCTGGCAGGTGATCGATAAACACAAGGTCAACATTTTCTACACCGCACCCACCGCCCTGCGTGCGTTGATGCGCGAAGGGGCCGAACCGTTGAAGGAAACGTCGCGCGCCAGCCTCAGATTACTCGGCAGCGTCGGTGAGCCGATCAACCCGGAAGCGTGGGAATGGTATTTCAATGTGGTCGGCGAACAACGCTGCCCGATTGTCGATACCTGGTGGCAGACCGAAACCGGCGGCATCATGCTCAGCCCGCTGGTCAGCGCCCAACGGATCAAACCGGGCTGCGCCACCCAGCCAATGTTTGGCGTGCAACCGGTGCTGCTCGACGAGCAAGGCAAGGAAATCAAAGGCGCTGGCAGCGGCGTGCTAGCGATCAAGTCGAGTTGGCCGGCACAGATCCGTAGCGTCTACGGCGACCCGCAGCGAATGGTCGACACTTATTTCAAACCCTACCCCGGTTACTACTTCACTGGCGACGGCGCGCGCCGCGACGAGGACGGTGATTACTGGATCACAGGGCGCATCGACGATGTGATCAACGTCTCCGGCCATCGCATCGGCACCGCCGAAGTGGAAAGCGCGCTGGTGCTGCACGACAGCATCGCCGAGGCCGCTGTGGTCGGTTACCCGCACGACGTCAAAGGCCAGGGCATCTACGCCTTCGTCACGCCCATGAATGGCGCCGAGCCGAATGACGATCTGAAGAAGGAACTGCTGGCCCACGTCAGCAAGGAAATCGGCAGCTTCGCCAAACCGGACCTGATCCAGTGGGCGCCGGCCTTGCCGAAAACCCGCTCAGGCAAGATCATGCGGCGCATCTTGCGCAAGATCGCCTGCAACGAACTCGACAGCCTCGGTGACACCTCGACGCTGGCCGATCCGAGTGTGGTGCAGGGTTTGATCGACAAGCGCCTCAATCAGTAA
- a CDS encoding oxygenase MpaB family protein → MEFIRSRIEQQLMSLTGLSLGQLDLENPKGDPGLFGPDSISWQVHGDFSSMLIGGISALLLQALHPLALAGVWDHSNFRQDMLGRLRRTSQFVSGTTFGSRRDADWLIEKVRTIHLQVVGTAPDGRPYAASDPDLLTWVHVAEVSNFLGAHLRYRNPQLSVSDQDRYYAEIAVVAERLGARDVPKSRLAVAEYLQGMRPQLLCDGRSREVLRLLLAAPAPSALARPFGDLMMKAGIDLLPDWASDMLDVRQSSLQRQLIRASVKRSAPMLRWAMRNGSVQRAKRRMGLIT, encoded by the coding sequence ATGGAATTCATCCGCAGTCGCATCGAACAGCAACTCATGAGCCTGACCGGGTTGTCCCTCGGCCAACTCGACCTGGAAAATCCCAAGGGCGATCCCGGCCTGTTCGGCCCCGACTCGATCAGTTGGCAGGTGCACGGCGATTTCAGCAGCATGTTGATCGGCGGCATCAGCGCATTATTGCTGCAAGCCCTGCATCCACTAGCGCTGGCTGGGGTTTGGGATCATTCGAACTTTCGCCAGGACATGCTCGGACGCTTGCGCCGCACCAGTCAGTTTGTCTCCGGCACCACGTTTGGCTCCAGGCGTGATGCCGACTGGTTGATCGAGAAAGTCCGCACCATTCACCTGCAAGTGGTCGGCACCGCGCCGGATGGCCGACCTTATGCGGCGAGCGATCCGGACCTGCTGACGTGGGTGCACGTGGCCGAGGTCAGCAACTTTCTCGGCGCCCATTTACGTTATCGCAATCCGCAGTTGTCCGTTTCGGATCAGGATCGTTACTACGCGGAAATCGCCGTGGTCGCCGAACGTCTGGGCGCACGCGATGTGCCCAAGTCGCGGCTGGCTGTGGCCGAATATCTGCAAGGCATGCGCCCACAGTTGCTGTGCGATGGCCGCAGCCGTGAAGTCTTGCGCCTGTTATTGGCCGCGCCGGCGCCGAGTGCTCTGGCGCGACCGTTTGGCGATCTGATGATGAAGGCGGGGATTGATCTGCTGCCGGACTGGGCCAGCGACATGCTTGATGTCCGCCAGAGCTCGTTGCAACGTCAACTGATTCGCGCCAGCGTCAAACGCAGCGCGCCCATGCTGCGCTGGGCGATGCGCAATGGCTCGGTGCAACGTGCCAAACGCCGGATGGGTTTGATCACCTGA
- a CDS encoding class I SAM-dependent rRNA methyltransferase — MSSLNQALRAALDQRQDLLAELHRQGTDCYRLFHGSQEGAGGLTIDRYGPQLLVQSFHQTLERDELLQLHGMVNQTLGLETLLVYNDRSRGNSRIDREDSVYKADDAALADLVGHEWGLNYRVRGRHAGQDPLLFLDLRNTRGWVKDHAKGKSVLNLFAYTCGVGLSAAAGGAREVCNLDFAEGNLAVGRENGLLNPQLPEMQFIQSDYFPAIRQLAGLPISQRRGQKLPSYQRLDQRQYDLVLLDPPAWAKSAFGTVDLLRDYQSLLKPALLTTADNGVLICCNNLAKVSMDDWREQVLRCAEKAGRPVREWSVMTPGADFPSMDQQPPLKTLILQL, encoded by the coding sequence ATGTCTTCCTTGAATCAGGCGCTGCGCGCCGCCCTCGATCAACGCCAGGATTTGCTGGCCGAGCTGCACCGCCAGGGCACCGATTGCTATCGGCTGTTCCACGGCAGCCAGGAAGGCGCCGGCGGTCTGACCATCGACCGCTACGGTCCGCAATTGCTGGTGCAGAGCTTTCACCAGACGCTGGAGCGTGACGAACTGCTGCAATTGCACGGCATGGTCAACCAGACCCTGGGCCTGGAAACCCTGCTGGTCTACAACGACCGCTCCCGTGGCAATTCGCGCATTGATCGTGAAGACAGCGTCTATAAAGCCGACGACGCGGCGCTGGCCGATCTCGTCGGTCACGAATGGGGCCTGAATTATCGCGTGCGCGGACGCCACGCCGGACAGGATCCGTTGCTGTTCCTCGACCTGCGCAACACGCGCGGCTGGGTCAAGGATCACGCCAAAGGCAAAAGCGTACTCAACCTGTTCGCCTACACCTGTGGCGTTGGCCTCAGTGCGGCAGCCGGTGGCGCGCGTGAGGTGTGCAACCTGGACTTCGCCGAAGGCAACCTGGCGGTCGGTCGCGAGAACGGTCTGCTCAACCCGCAATTGCCCGAGATGCAATTCATCCAGTCCGATTACTTCCCGGCGATCCGCCAACTCGCCGGCCTGCCGATCAGTCAGCGCCGCGGGCAGAAGCTGCCGAGTTATCAACGCCTCGATCAGCGTCAATACGATCTGGTGCTGCTCGATCCTCCGGCCTGGGCCAAAAGCGCGTTCGGCACCGTCGACTTGCTGCGCGACTATCAGAGCCTGCTCAAGCCAGCGCTGCTGACCACCGCCGACAATGGCGTGCTGATCTGCTGCAACAACCTGGCGAAAGTCAGCATGGACGACTGGCGCGAACAAGTCCTGCGCTGCGCCGAAAAGGCTGGCCGCCCGGTGCGTGAGTGGAGTGTGATGACCCCGGGTGCGGACTTCCCATCCATGGATCAGCAACCGCCACTGAAAACCCTGATCCTGCAGCTATAA